A single region of the Bombus fervidus isolate BK054 chromosome 18, iyBomFerv1, whole genome shotgun sequence genome encodes:
- the LOC139996419 gene encoding putative fatty acyl-CoA reductase CG8306 codes for MDAINRDWKENAINKGLNKTNTLEEFYAGSGILVTGATGFVGMGLLEKLMRVCSRIATIYILIRPKTNETIEQRFKKIMDHPIYDGIKAKNPSLFGRVYPVKGDVSLPDLGLSQEYRNMLLEKVNIVFHAAATVRFIEPLHVAVNVNTKGTARVIELWNELRHPISFVHVSTAYSNANLQEIEEKVYTTSLSPSEVIDMCDKFDKTSINLLEKRILKTYPNTYTFSKNLAEQIVASKCKDMPVAIVRPSVIGAALIEPCPGWIENISAVTSIYINLFQ; via the exons ATGGATGCAATCAATAGAGATTGGAAAGAAAATGCGATCAATAAAGGATTGAATAAGACGAATACTCTGGAGGAATTCTATGCCGGTAGTGGGATTCTTGTAACTGGAGCAACTGGTTTCGTGGGAATGGGTCTTCTGGAAAAACTGATGCGCGTATGTTCACGCATCGCTACCATTTATATTCTAATTCGTccaaaaacgaacgaaacgatagAACAACGATTTAAGAAGATCATGGATCATCCC ATTTATGATGGTATTAAAGCGAAGAACCCCTCACTTTTCGGCAGAGTTTATCCCGTGAAAGGTGACGTCAGTCTGCCGGATTTAGGTCTTTCGcaagaatatagaaatatgttaCTAGAGAAAGTAAACATCGTGTTTCACGCCGCGGCCACTGTGAGATTCATCGAGCCGTTACACGTGGCTGTTAATGTGAATACGAAAGGTACTGCTCGTGTCATCGAACTTTGGAACGAACTAAGGCATCCAATTAGCTTCGTACACGTGAGCACAGCATATAGTAACGCGAATCTACAAGAGATCGAGGAAAAAGTTTATAC CACAAGCTTGAGTCCTTCGGAGGTAATCGATATGTGTGATAAATTCGACAAAACGTCGATCAACCTGCTGGAAAAGAGGATTTTAAAAACTTATCCAAATACATACACATTCAGTAAGAATTTAGCAGAGCAGATTGTAGCAAGCAAGTGCAAGGATATGCCAGTTGCGATAGTACGGCCAAGCGTAATTGGTGCCGCTTTGATAGAACCATGTCCTGGATGGATAGAGAATATATCTGCAGTTAcaagtatttatataaatctttttcAATGA